A genomic stretch from Narcine bancroftii isolate sNarBan1 chromosome 9, sNarBan1.hap1, whole genome shotgun sequence includes:
- the LOC138742542 gene encoding protein FAM131A-like isoform X4: protein MLPKSRRALTIQEIAALARSSLHGFSQVVKDHVTKPTAMAQGRVAHLIEWKGWCKPMESPMTLEIDFNSYSDLSEGEQEARFAAGVAEQFEIAEAKLKAWSSVDGDESNDDSYDEDFAPTTDSTQPADPTEQHPPVNYPRDRLHNHLCQLTVRQSSCEQQSDSSQTVSPETLCSSLCSLEDHPLLKMELGTPTELAAKLFGQISAMSGRHDVISQFHPNGNTECAFRNLVCEDSSYSVSYAESCFTLEDDDMSCQDYKSISKKEDGEYEGRRKVSDVASSGVVSLDEDEAEDQ from the exons ATGTTACCAAAATCAAGACGCGCGCTTACTATACAGGAGATTGCTGCACTTGCAAGATCATCTTTGCATG GTTTCTCCCAGGTGGTAAAAGATCATGTAACTAAACCTACAGCCATGGCTCAGGGTAGGGTTGCTCATCTCATCGAGTGGAAAGGTTGGTGTAAGCCAATGGAGTCTCCAATGACTCTGGAGATTGATTTCAATTCATACTCTGACTTGAGCGAAGGAGAACAGGAAGCAAGATTTGCAGCAG GTGTGGCAGAACAGTTTGAAATTGCAGAGGCCAAACTCAAAGCGTGGTCATCTGTGGATGGTGATGAATCAAATGATGACTCGTATGATGAAGATTTTGCACCAACCACTGACAGCACACAACCAGCTg ATCCAACAGAACAACACCCTCCAGTAAATTATCCAAGAGACAGGCTGCATAACCATTTGTGCCAACTTACAGTGAGACAGTCATCCTGTGAGCAGCAGAGTGATTCCTCCCAGACAGTCTCCCCAGAGACCCTTTGTTCGAGTCTGTGCAGTCTGGAAGACCATCCTTTGCTTAAAATGGAGTTGGGAACCCCGACCGAGTTGGCCGCAAAACTATTTGGCCAGATTAGTGCAATGTCTGGTCGTCATGATGTGATTTCTCAGTTTCACCCAAACGGAAACACTGAATGTGCCTTCAGGAACCTTGTCTGTGAGGACTCCTCTTATTCCGTGTCTTATGCTGAATCTTGTTTTACTCTGGAAGATGATGACATGTCATGCCAAGACTACAAAAGCATTTCTAAAAAAGAGGATGGGGAGTATGAGGGACGGAGGAAGGTATCAGACGTTGCTTCCTCAGGCGTGGTATCTCTGGATGAGGACGAGGCTGAAGATCAGTGA